One genomic region from Stackebrandtia nassauensis DSM 44728 encodes:
- a CDS encoding serine hydrolase domain-containing protein, protein MGIEEKLERAARRAQAKGRVPALSVALRRDDRPLWTFQVGDAGPGKTLDDNTQFRLGSITKTFTMVLVMQCRDAGLLDLDDPIGEHLEGSGTRTIRDLLSHRSGIRREPANYDWESTEAPSVDKILGELTAAEQVLPPQRRFHYSNLAFAALGHLAARKRGGSWEEVLDEYILRPFGLKDTTVEARDTAATGYLVDYYTDHARAELGEPMGGAAPAGQLWSTPADASRWAAFLAHPDSLDPDGKILAAATLAEARHPHIVRDEAKWNSAMGLGLMLENQGDRVYNVGHNGAMFGYLAAAFGRVGPDVPKGLGVATMGSSGTGGEAIDLAAELLRLSAEEDPADIPVWTIGEPAPAEYASILGRWWSEGFGFDFHWRDGALLARADGAPADLPPSVFAPDGPDRMRTVSGREAGELLELVRDDDGRVVKMYWATYPVLRERHTPLLGG, encoded by the coding sequence ATGGGTATCGAGGAGAAACTGGAACGCGCGGCGCGTAGGGCGCAGGCCAAGGGCCGGGTGCCCGCGCTGTCGGTGGCGTTGCGTCGCGATGACCGGCCGTTGTGGACCTTTCAGGTCGGGGACGCCGGGCCGGGCAAGACCCTGGACGACAACACCCAGTTCCGGTTGGGCTCGATCACGAAGACCTTCACGATGGTGCTGGTGATGCAGTGCCGCGACGCCGGACTGCTCGATCTGGACGACCCGATCGGGGAACACTTGGAGGGCAGCGGGACCCGGACGATCCGGGACCTGCTCAGCCATCGGTCCGGTATCCGCCGGGAACCGGCCAACTACGACTGGGAGTCCACCGAGGCGCCCAGTGTGGACAAGATCCTCGGTGAGCTGACCGCCGCCGAGCAGGTGCTGCCGCCGCAGCGTCGGTTCCACTACTCGAACCTGGCCTTCGCGGCGTTGGGGCACCTGGCGGCGCGCAAACGCGGCGGGTCCTGGGAGGAGGTCCTGGACGAGTACATCCTGCGTCCGTTCGGGCTCAAGGACACCACCGTCGAGGCGCGCGACACCGCCGCGACCGGTTACCTCGTCGACTACTACACCGACCACGCCCGCGCCGAACTCGGCGAGCCCATGGGCGGCGCGGCCCCGGCCGGACAGTTGTGGAGCACGCCCGCCGACGCCTCGCGCTGGGCGGCGTTTTTGGCCCACCCCGACAGCCTCGACCCGGACGGCAAGATCCTGGCCGCCGCGACCCTCGCCGAGGCCCGGCACCCGCACATCGTCCGCGACGAGGCGAAGTGGAACAGCGCGATGGGCCTGGGCCTGATGCTGGAGAACCAGGGCGATCGCGTCTACAACGTGGGACACAACGGGGCCATGTTCGGCTATCTGGCCGCGGCCTTCGGACGCGTCGGACCGGACGTCCCCAAGGGACTGGGCGTGGCGACCATGGGTTCCTCGGGCACCGGCGGGGAGGCCATCGATCTGGCCGCGGAGCTGCTGCGGCTGTCCGCCGAGGAGGACCCCGCCGATATTCCGGTGTGGACGATCGGGGAACCGGCTCCGGCCGAGTACGCCAGCATTCTGGGCCGTTGGTGGAGCGAGGGTTTCGGGTTCGACTTCCATTGGCGCGACGGCGCTCTGCTCGCGCGCGCCGACGGCGCGCCCGCCGACCTGCCGCCGTCGGTGTTCGCCCCCGACGGTCCCGACCGGATGCGCACCGTCTCCGGCCGCGAGGCCGGGGAACTGCTGGAGCTCGTCCGCGACGACGACGGCCGGGTCGTGAAGATGTACTGGGCCACCTACCCCGTGCTGCGGGAACGGCACACGCCGCTGCTGGGTGGCTGA